One Nitrospirota bacterium genomic window carries:
- a CDS encoding ribonuclease H-like domain-containing protein, with protein sequence MIRHTFSVLDGVGERLEKKLWSEGVLTWDDFVREDPVPFISGQKSTVMKETILYFSEELNRSNPEPFKSFLRPREHWRLFDTFRSDMVCLDIETNGLPPDRGGTVTVVGLYDCREWRYLIKGKNLTPERLQDELSGYKLLVTFFGSTFDIPFLKKCFPGFRLRMPHFDICYGARRVGLKGGLKKLEVSAGLSRADDVKGMNGYDAVLLWRRWIRGDSRALELLLEYNREDTVNLLPLAERIYKLLRASTGIEEFLNGNGSS encoded by the coding sequence ATGATTCGACATACGTTTTCAGTTCTTGATGGTGTGGGTGAGAGGTTGGAGAAGAAGCTCTGGAGCGAGGGGGTCCTGACGTGGGATGACTTTGTGAGGGAAGACCCGGTCCCGTTTATCTCCGGACAGAAAAGCACTGTCATGAAAGAGACAATCCTGTACTTCTCCGAGGAGCTCAACCGGAGCAATCCCGAACCGTTCAAGTCCTTTCTGAGACCGCGGGAACACTGGAGACTGTTTGACACTTTCAGGTCTGATATGGTCTGTCTTGACATAGAGACAAACGGCCTGCCTCCTGATAGGGGGGGAACTGTGACTGTAGTCGGCCTCTACGATTGCCGTGAGTGGAGGTATCTGATAAAGGGAAAGAACCTGACACCTGAGAGGTTGCAGGATGAGCTTTCAGGATACAAACTCCTTGTTACTTTTTTTGGCTCTACGTTTGATATACCTTTTCTGAAAAAATGCTTCCCGGGGTTCAGGCTCAGGATGCCGCACTTTGATATCTGTTATGGTGCAAGGCGTGTTGGGCTTAAGGGCGGGCTTAAAAAACTCGAAGTTTCAGCCGGGCTTTCAAGGGCGGATGATGTAAAGGGAATGAACGGCTATGATGCCGTCCTTTTATGGCGGCGATGGATAAGGGGTGATTCCCGTGCCCTTGAGCTTCTTCTTGAGTACAACAGGGAGGATACCGTGAACCTTTTACCCCTGGCAGAGAGGATTTACAAACTGCTCAGGGCATCCACAGGCATAGAGGAGTTTCTGAATGGAAACGGCTCTTCTTGA
- the xerD gene encoding site-specific tyrosine recombinase XerD, with the protein METALLEGFLTYLSVERGRAANTVISYERDLKKFSFFLQNEAKGFITFDKGEIINFISLLRNEDYTSASIARMLSAIRSFCRYLILEKLRSEDPSENLQTPARWERLPKAISVDDVQRLLEAIEGGELALRDLAMLELMYASGLRVSELVNLRVEDVNLEAGFVRVIGKGSRERVVPVSEQTIDNIRKYIKQLRTSLLKGKESPYLFISRRGTSLTRQRFWQTIKGYGRRVGIKVSPHVIRHSFATHLLEGGADLRSIQKMLGHSDISTTQIYTKVTSDRLKKVYEKYHPRA; encoded by the coding sequence ATGGAAACGGCTCTTCTTGAGGGGTTTTTGACTTATCTGTCTGTGGAGAGGGGCAGGGCTGCAAATACTGTAATTTCATATGAGCGGGATTTAAAGAAGTTCAGCTTTTTTTTGCAGAACGAGGCAAAGGGATTTATTACTTTTGATAAGGGCGAAATTATCAACTTCATCAGTCTTTTAAGGAATGAAGATTATACCTCTGCCTCGATTGCAAGGATGCTCTCTGCAATAAGAAGCTTCTGCAGGTATCTGATTCTTGAAAAGCTGAGAAGCGAGGACCCTTCTGAAAACCTGCAGACACCTGCAAGGTGGGAGCGGCTTCCAAAGGCAATTTCCGTTGATGATGTGCAGAGGCTTCTTGAGGCAATAGAAGGTGGAGAACTTGCACTCAGAGACCTTGCCATGCTCGAGCTCATGTATGCATCCGGTCTCCGTGTGAGTGAGCTTGTTAATCTCAGAGTGGAGGATGTAAATCTCGAGGCCGGTTTTGTGAGGGTGATCGGCAAGGGTTCCAGGGAGAGGGTGGTGCCTGTGAGTGAGCAGACGATTGACAATATCCGCAAATACATAAAGCAGTTAAGGACGAGTCTGCTGAAGGGTAAGGAATCTCCCTATTTATTTATATCTCGGAGGGGAACGTCTCTTACCCGCCAGAGGTTCTGGCAGACAATCAAGGGATACGGAAGACGGGTGGGTATAAAGGTTTCACCCCATGTTATACGTCACTCTTTTGCAACCCATCTCCTCGAGGGTGGGGCTGATCTGCGCTCTATACAGAAGATGCTTGGACATTCGGATATTTCTACAACACAGATTTACACAAAGGTTACATCCGACAGGCTTAAAAAGGTTTATGAAAAATATCATCCCAGGGCATAA